The region TGATGCAAATTACTATCTGGATACATCCGGTGTAACCAAATTCGCGGATGATGGCGATATATCCGATTATGCAAAACCTTCTGTATACTATTTGACCAAACTTGGCATTATCAAAGGGATTGATGCAACCCATTTTGCCCCCAGAAACATTAGTCCCAGAGATGAAACATTAGGTTATGCAACTGCTACCAGAGAACAGGCAATTGCGCTTTCTCTGAGAATTTTTAAAATATCTGATATGTGGAAATAAATTATGGAAATGGCTCATATTTTGTCATAGAAAAAGGATTTTTCATATCAACAAAGGACACATTTAACCGATGTGTCCTTTGTTATATATAAAACCTTCGGGAATGAATTATTCAGAAAAAACTATTCCTGTTTTTTCAAAAAAATTTTTGACAAGGCAGGCAGAATATGTTATAATATTTGTGGTGCATATTTCATAATTGAAAATCAGAGAGGAGATTTATATGAAACGAATTATTACAATGCTATTAGCGTTTGTGCTGATGATTTCATCATTGGCAATCACAGCCTTTGCAAACGATAGTCTTGACGGCACTTATGAAGGCTGGTATTATGCCACTCAGGGACAAACTGGTCTTACCCTTACCATTGAAAATGGGGAAGGGAAATTTGAATTTTACAATATGCCCGGAAAAAATAATGCGGCAAACGGCTCTTACACTGTGAAAGCATATGAAACAGACAAAGGATATAAAGTAGAAGGTGTTGAATGGATTGAAAGACCGTTCTCTTATAGCTTTGTTTATCTCGAAGGTTCACTTTCCGGTGATACTTATGAGGGGTTGGTAGATGGAAGCACTTCCTGGCCCTTTGTTTTAATACGAAATAATTCAGAATATCAGCAGATTGCCGATAATGTTTTTAATAATCATAAATATGAAGTGTTTGAGGAAGGCTTAACCTGGGAAGAAGCGAAAGTTGCATGTGAGCAAAAAGGCGGGCATCTGGTTACCATTACTTCTAAACAGGAACAGGATTTTGTGGAAACGCTGATTGCCAAAGGAAATAAAAACGGTTATTGGTTAGGTGGTTATGCTGCAAGTCAAAATGAGGACTTTCAGTGGGTTACCGAAGAAGCTATGGAATATACCAATTGGGGAGAAAATCAGCCTGATTACGCTAATCAGAGTGGTGATTACGAAGATAAAATGATGATGTATAACGTCTATCATACCACAGGAAATACCATTGGACAGTGGAACGATAGTGTTAATCAAGGAGCGAAGGGGATTGGAGGGATTTCCTTTACTGCGGATTCTTTAGGATATATTTGCGAATGGGAAACCTGGACTGATTCTGCAGAGTGGTCCACTCCCGAATTGGAAGAAGCAGCCAAAAAGGGATTGATTCCCGATGTTTTAGTTGGAAAAGATATGACTAACCCCATCACCAGAGGGGAATTTGCTGCAGTTTGTGTGAATTTGTTTGAAGCTATGACAGGCGGTAGAGCGGTAATGTCTTCCGAGTGTAGATTTAACGATATTGCATCCAACGAAAACAGAAACTATATTTTAAAAGCGTATAACATCGGTGCAGTTTTGGGAATCAGTGAAACGGAATATGCTCCCGATACTTTATTATCCAGAGAACAGCTTGCGACCATGCTGACCCGTGTATATAAGAGATGTGAGTGGCCGGATTGGACTATTGCAACCGATGATCAGTATTCGCTCAACTATTCCGGCGTAAACGCTTTTGCAGATGATTCCGAAATTTCCGATTATGCAAGACCCAGCGTTTATTTTATGGTAAAAAATGGTATTTTAGCAGGTATTGGAAACAATTTATTTGCTCCTAAAAATACAACTTCCTCCCAGGAAGCAACCTTGTATGCCAATGCCACCCGGGAACAGGCTATTGCAATGTCTCTGCGTAGTTTGGAAAAATTAAACTAAGTTCATCTATACGGCAATCAAAAAGACCCGTCATTAAGACGGGTCTTTTTTGTTTTAAAAACAAAAAGATTGAATAAAAATCCTATTCTTCAATCGGCTGCAGAGTAATACTGATGCTGCTTGCAGTTTCGTCTTTTTGCAGATAAATTCTGCAGTTATCAGACTCGGTATAAAACATATCAACACTAACTTCTTCCGCTATGAAATAATCTGCCAAGCTACGGAAAGCTTCTTCTGTGTAATCAGCGTCTACAAACACTTCGGTTAATTTGTCATCCTGAAAGTTATAAGCTACACCAATATCGGTAACGTTAGCGGTTTCCAGTTGTTTGTAATAATAGTAAAGATAACCATCTGTTTCCATCTGCATAGTTCCGGTGCTGGATTTTTTGATTTCCTTTTGGGAGGCACCCCATTGAATATCATCTACAAAAAAAGCTTCTTCGCTTCCGACTACAGTGTTTTTTCCTGCAGATTTACTGTCAGAAGAGCCTTTTTTGGTGGAATTACAAGCACAAAGAGTGAAAAGCATTGCCAAAATCAGTAATACAGAAATTATTTTTTTCATAGGAAACATCCTTTCTTTTCAGTACATTATAATACAATTATATCATTTTTTCTTTAGAAAGTCAATAATTATTTCTTCGTTTATCATTTTCTCACGATACTATGAGATTATTACATTTATGTTGACATTTTTTTGAAATAATGCTATACTAAAACCGAATAGGAAATTTTTAGCGGAATTCAGACAGAATTTTAGGAAAAATACTGTAAAAAACAACAATATAGAAAATCATTCTATATTAGAGGAGGAATTATTATGAACAAGCAAGAACCTTTGAGCCCTACTGAACAGAACAATATGTATGGTGGGGTTACATATAATCAGGCACCCGGGCAGCCTCAGACTTTCCAACAGCCGCAAACTGCTGAACCTTTGGAAGAAGCACCCCAATATATTCCCAATGAGAATGCATACCAACCAGATCCAAACCAACCTGTTTATAATGGATATGCTTATGCCGCTCCCGTAACTTCGGTGGCTCCGAAAAAAGCACGAAAGGGAAATCCGGTTACCATGCTTTTGATGACCTTTATCACTTTTGTTTGTATGGTGATGTTGCCTTGGTTATCATTTGCGCAGTTGGCTGATTGTCCTGTGCACGTTACCGATGTTGTGAAGGTTTCTAGCATTGGGTTGAATATGCAGCAGATTCACAAAGGAGATTTGGTTAATCTGGTGAATAACGAATTAAATAAATACAGTAGCAGTATGGAATATGAAACTGAAAAACTGTTGTTTGAAGAAATTACAAAACCTATCCTGGATTTTGTGGATCAGAGTGAAATCAATATCATCAGAGCGATTTCTATCTTCAAATTCTACTGTAGGATTGCTTTAATTGCTTGTGCGATTTTAGCCGCTTTCTGGATCGTACTGGTTATTGCTGCTGCAAAAGGGATGAAAAAGCTTTACAGTCTCTTAAATATTGTTTTATTGGTAGTGATTGCTGGTGCAGTGGTTGCCATTGGACTCTTCTTATCGTTTGGCTCGGTTGGAGCCGGTCTTTTATTGACGATGGCGATGCTGGTTGTCAGCATTATTGTAGGCTGCGTATCTAAGGCTAAGGAAGTAACAGCAGCGTAATAACCGCTACGATAGAAAAAAAATAATCGTGAATTTCACAATAAAAAAAGGCACTTTAAAGTGCCTTTTTTTGTTTGATCATTTGATTATTCAGCTAACATTGCTGCAACTAAGCATTCACTGATTTTTGTCATACCTGCATAGTTGGGATGTAAGAATCCGTCCACCATATAATTAGATACGTTGGAGGAATTGATTCCTGCGTCGCGGTATAAGTCAACGAAGGTGCAGTTGTAAGTAGCTGCGGTTTCTTCAATAATGTCACAGTAAGAAGTAATCAGAGAATTCTGATAGTAGGGGAAGGACATCAGATAAATTTCTGCATCGGGATATTTTGATCTCATGCCGGAAATCATGGTGTTGTAGTTGGTTTCAAATTTGGAAGCAGAACATCCGCCGATTAAGTCGTTTACTCCTAAGAATACCACGATAACGTCGGGATTTTCGCCTGCGTTATTGTGAAGCTGCAGTGCTCTGGAAATACCGTAGGTACAAACCTTGTCACCGGAGTATGCGTTATCTACACATAATTCCATACCGGTTGCATCGATGGTTTTCATCCACCAGGTTTCGTTTACATCGGTGAAGCCCATATAAGCACCATCGTAGTACACAATATTGTCTCCGAGGGTGGAATTGTAAGAGGTGTTGTTGGAATATCCTTTATAGGTGGAAATACTGTCACCTAAGATAGAAACCTTTTTGCCGGTCAGACGGGTGATTTCCTTGGAAACGGATTCGGTAATTACCGGTTTTAAGGTGTCGTCCAAGAGCATTGCTTTTAAATCACCTTTAGGATTAACAAGGGAAATAGAATAGGTTTCAAAGGAGTTGATTTCCTGATTTTTGGTGTTAATCTGAGTCAGATTCACATTTGCCAGTTTATCGTAGGATTCGTATTCTCCCAATACCAGCATAGCGGCATCATCATCATAGAATTTCTGATAAGTTACAGATGCAGTGCCGGTAGCACTGTTGATTTTTAAATCGGTGAATTTGTCTTCTTTCACGCTTACCAAAGGCAGATAGTTTA is a window of Oscillospiraceae bacterium DNA encoding:
- a CDS encoding C-type lectin domain-containing protein yields the protein MKRIITMLLAFVLMISSLAITAFANDSLDGTYEGWYYATQGQTGLTLTIENGEGKFEFYNMPGKNNAANGSYTVKAYETDKGYKVEGVEWIERPFSYSFVYLEGSLSGDTYEGLVDGSTSWPFVLIRNNSEYQQIADNVFNNHKYEVFEEGLTWEEAKVACEQKGGHLVTITSKQEQDFVETLIAKGNKNGYWLGGYAASQNEDFQWVTEEAMEYTNWGENQPDYANQSGDYEDKMMMYNVYHTTGNTIGQWNDSVNQGAKGIGGISFTADSLGYICEWETWTDSAEWSTPELEEAAKKGLIPDVLVGKDMTNPITRGEFAAVCVNLFEAMTGGRAVMSSECRFNDIASNENRNYILKAYNIGAVLGISETEYAPDTLLSREQLATMLTRVYKRCEWPDWTIATDDQYSLNYSGVNAFADDSEISDYARPSVYFMVKNGILAGIGNNLFAPKNTTSSQEATLYANATREQAIAMSLRSLEKLN